One genomic window of Trueperaceae bacterium includes the following:
- a CDS encoding CPBP family intramembrane metalloprotease, translating to MARDRGLGLFFVLAFALPWAVWGTTIAQQRGIISWHVPSSLAFWLGLTIATFGAAALTGGWPALRDVLLRMVRARVAWRWYAVALLLTPVIAMVSALVGRSVGAPTHVGDTVGAAGLPGLLALNVWLFLLTEEAAWRGFALPRLQARSTPLTAALLLGLVWGVWHLPLFLTRGTFQAGLPFAGFMASIVATSVMVSWLYNHTRGSVLLAAIFHAATDVTIAYSGVMNSGGALFWLFVAAQCLVAAVLGAGMLERVPRSGPLVYEPVR from the coding sequence ATGGCGAGAGACCGCGGCCTTGGCCTGTTCTTCGTGTTGGCGTTCGCTCTGCCCTGGGCGGTGTGGGGCACCACCATCGCTCAGCAGCGGGGCATCATCTCCTGGCACGTGCCCAGTTCACTCGCGTTCTGGCTCGGTCTGACGATCGCGACCTTCGGTGCGGCGGCGCTGACCGGCGGTTGGCCGGCGCTGCGCGACGTGCTGCTTCGCATGGTGCGCGCCCGGGTGGCTTGGCGCTGGTACGCGGTCGCCCTACTGCTCACCCCAGTGATCGCCATGGTGAGCGCGCTGGTCGGGAGGTCCGTCGGCGCCCCCACGCACGTGGGTGACACGGTCGGAGCCGCGGGCCTGCCGGGTCTTCTGGCGCTGAACGTCTGGTTGTTCCTCCTCACGGAAGAGGCCGCCTGGCGGGGCTTCGCCCTACCGCGCCTCCAGGCCCGCTCGACTCCCCTGACCGCGGCGCTGCTCCTCGGCCTCGTCTGGGGCGTCTGGCACCTGCCGCTCTTCCTCACGCGCGGGACGTTCCAGGCGGGGCTCCCGTTCGCGGGTTTCATGGCGTCGATCGTCGCCACCTCCGTGATGGTGTCGTGGCTCTACAACCACACGCGCGGCAGCGTGCTGCTGGCGGCCATCTTCCACGCGGCGACGGACGTGACGATCGCCTACTCGGGCGTGATGAACTCCGGTGGCGCGCTGTTCTGGCTCTTCGTCGCTGCGCAGTGCCTTGTAGCCGCGGTACTCGGCGCGGGGATGCTCGAGAGGGTGCCGCGGAGCGGTCCGCTCGTGTACGAGCCCGTCCGCTGA
- a CDS encoding DUF1211 domain-containing protein, translated as MNAFRRYVEASAGTNTERAAAFSDAVFAIAMTLLAVEIHVPAVPPERLVAALAGQWVDFAAYALSFLVVGAYWLSHHRLFGLLDRFTAGLLRLNLLVLLLVGLTGYATALLVEYGNHAPAVMAYAALVAAIGLGQTCLWLYARANHLFGPRVDAALFGYLLRRSLITPVVFGTSVPLALLDADLAKYAWTTVLFLYVVLMLVARATPVAPAEAPGREP; from the coding sequence GTGAACGCCTTCCGGCGCTACGTCGAGGCGTCGGCCGGCACGAACACGGAGCGCGCTGCGGCGTTCAGCGACGCCGTGTTCGCCATCGCCATGACGCTTCTCGCCGTCGAGATTCACGTGCCGGCCGTGCCTCCGGAGCGCCTTGTCGCCGCGCTGGCGGGGCAGTGGGTCGACTTCGCGGCGTACGCGCTCTCGTTCCTCGTCGTGGGCGCCTACTGGCTCTCGCACCACCGGCTGTTCGGGCTGCTCGATCGCTTCACGGCGGGCCTCCTGCGCCTCAACCTGCTGGTGCTCCTGCTGGTCGGGTTGACGGGCTACGCCACCGCCCTGCTGGTCGAGTACGGCAACCACGCGCCCGCGGTCATGGCCTACGCCGCTCTGGTGGCGGCCATCGGGCTCGGCCAGACGTGCCTGTGGCTCTACGCCCGCGCCAACCATCTGTTCGGTCCGAGGGTCGACGCGGCGCTCTTCGGCTACCTGTTGCGACGGAGCCTCATAACGCCCGTCGTCTTCGGGACGTCCGTGCCGCTGGCGCTGCTGGACGCGGACCTTGCCAAGTACGCCTGGACCACCGTGCTGTTCCTCTACGTTGTACTGATGCTGGTGGCGCGAGCGACGCCGGTGGCGCCTGCCGAGGCGCCGGGACGGGAGCCCTGA